TCTGGTCATGCAGATTCATCCGGTTTAAACAGCTCCTGCTCGAGCTCTTCGATGGCGTGGTCAAAGCTGTTCTTGCCGCCAAAGACGTCATTGATAATTTCCACTGGGGTGCCTATGTCACTGAACGGTTTCAGTTTCAGCACCTTGGCACTTTCCAGGGTGCTGATGCCCTCATCAGCGTACTTGTCCAGCAGCGCGGTGAGCACGGCGCGGACCTGCTCGCCGTATTTGGTGAAGTAGTTGCGCTTTTTGACCTTGTTGGCCCGCTCCTTCCGCGTGAGTGGTGGCTGATCATAAGCGATATGGCAAATGAGATCGAAGTCGCCATAGTCCTTGCCAATTTCAGCGGCGAGATTATCCAGTACGATCCCGTGCTCTTCCAGCTCGTCGAGGATGGCCTGTTTTTTCTTCGCGCTATGCCAGCGGTTGAGGAACTCGTCTAGCGAGGCGTATTCCGACTGGATTTGCTTGCGGCTAAAGTCCTTGTAGGACTCGGTGATCAAATTGCCGTCCGGGCCAATGTATTCAATACGCTCGGAGATGATGCGGGCATCGACGCCGCTGACGCGAACCTTGTAGGTGCCGGGTTCTTCTTCGATGCCGCCTCCCTCGTCATCACCCTCCTCTGGCGGCGGGTCCGGTGGTACGGGATCGTCGTCATCGCCGGGTTCATAGACCACGGCCGCCTCGCCATCGAAGTCCGGGTCGCGGAACAGTTGGGTGGCCTTCTTGAAGTCCATGATGGTGAAGAACCACTTGTTGTTGTCTTCGTCGATGCGGGTGCCACGGCCGATGATCTGCTTGAAGATAGTCATCGAGGTGATGGTCTTGTCCAGCACGATGAGCTTGCACGTCCTGGCATCGACGCCGGTGGTGAGCAGCTCCGAGGTGGTGGCGATGACGGGAAACCTGCTTTCGGGGTCGATAAAGTTATCCAGCTCGGCCTTGCCCTCGACGCTGTCCCCGGTGATGCGCATGACGTACTTGGGGTTTTCGATGGCGATTTGGCCTGCGGCATTGACGATGGCGGCTCGCATGCGTTCGGCATGGTCGATGTCTTCGCAGAAGACGATAGTCTTGGCATAGGGATCGGTGGCGTTGAGATATTTCATGACTCGTTTGGCGACCAGCTTGGTACGCTGGTTCAGGACCAGGATACGGTCCATGTCTTTCTGATTGTATTCACGTTCGTCAATTGCCTGGCCCAGGTCGTCCACCATACCGGGCGGGGGCGTCCAGCCGAGGACGTCCTTGTCGATGTCGATGCGCACGACCTTGTACGGCGCGAGGAAGCCATCCTCGATGCCCTGCTTGAGGCTGTAGGTGTATACCGGCTCGCCGAAATAGGTGCTACTGGAGACGTATTTGGTCTCCTTGGGGGTAGCGGTCAGGCCGACTTGAATTGAATCAGAAAAATACTCAAGGATTTCCCGCCAGGCGGAATCATCCGCCGCACTGCCACGGTGACATTCATCGATGACGATCATATCGAAGAAGTCACGTGAAATATTCTTGAAAATCTTGTCTTCCTCGTCCGGCCCGGTGATCGCCTGATACAGGCCAAGGTAGACTTCATAGGACGGGTCGATCTTGCGGTTTTTGATCTTGGTCATCACTGCGCCAAAGGGCCTGAAGTCGTTGACCAGAGTCTGATCGACGAGGATGTTGCGGTCGGCGAGGAACAGGACGCGTTTAACTTTCCTGGCTTTCCATAGCCGCCAGATGATCTGGAAGGTCGTGTAGGTCTTGCCGGTGCCGGTGGCCATAACAAGCAACACGCGCCTTTTACCACTGGCCACCGCCTCGATCGTGCGGTTGATTGCCTCCACCTGGTAATAACGTGGTCCTTTGCCCGACATGTCTTCATGGTAGGGCTGAACGACCAGCGGCTCGGCCTGATCGTCAATACCGCGAAAGGTCTTGTACCTTTGCCAGAGGGCATCCGGCGTGGGGAAAGCCTCAAGGGGCAACTCGGTTTCGATCTCTTCGCCTGGCGCGGGTACCTTGTTGTGCACGGCGAAGGCATCGCCATTGGAGCTGAAGGCGCTGGGGACTTCCAGGATCTCAGCATAGCCCAATGCCTGCTGCATACCCTGGCTGACGGTATGGTTGTTGTCTTTGGCTTCCACCACGGCGATGGGAATACCCGGCTCCCAGGAGAGCACATAGTCAGCGAATTTTTTCTTCTTCTTGTTACGTGAGGACATGTTGCCCCGGACGATGACCGGGCCCGGCGTCAGGGTGACTTCGCGCCGAATCTGTCTGACAGGTTCCCAGCCCGCATCCTTTATGGCCGGGGAGATGAACAGGTCGCAGATATCGGTCTCACTGAGAGATTTTTTTTCTTTATTATCCATTTATATCGCTTTCTGGGAGTCGATAGCGGGCTATTTAATGTGGTCCGGGCTGATCTCCGGTCACGAGCTCAAATAATTCACCCACTTCGCAGTCAAACAGGTGGCACAATTTCTCCACCGCATCCAGTTCTACCCGCTGGGCGGTTTCGTTGTAGAGGCGCGTGACAGTGCTCCTGTTGAGCCCGGTTTGGCGGGCGACGTCCATTATTTTCATTTTACGCTCCCCCATCATACGGGAGAGATGGCAGCGGATCATTTGACTCTGCGCTCCTGAAAAGCAGGATGTTATACAGAATAACATTACTTGCTATTGGGCTAAAGGGGCAATAAAAGCTGTCCCCACAGATGGCAGGCAATAGGTTCAGCGTTCAGGCAGTTGCGTTAAGTTCGCTGTGGCATTCAAAATAAACCAGAGGGGCGCTCCGCCACGAGGATGCATAAGTAACCTATTGGTCATATTGACAAAAACACCAATCCCCCCTAAAGTTCACATAGAGAACAAATAGAGAACATAACAGATAGGCCTTTCTATGAGCCGGATTGAATGGACAGAACGAACTTGGAACCCAGTAACCGGCTGCACCAAGATTTCGCCAGGCTGCAAATATTGTTATGCAGAGACAATGTCACGGCGGCTTCAGGCCATGGGAACACCGGGCTATGAGGATGGCTTTAAGCTATCCACTCACCGCCATAGGCTAGAAGAACCGCGAAAAAGAAAAAAACCGACAATTTATTTTGTAAATTCAATGAGTGACCTTTTTCATCAGCAGGTCCCCCACGATTTTATTGAAGATGTTTTCAAGGTCATCTCAGATTGCCCGCAACATAATTTCCAGATCCTTACCAAGCGCCCCGAACGAATGGCTCGTTTCTTTAAACACCGGAATGTTCCTGATAACTGCTGGCTTGGCACAAGTGTAGAAAATCAAAAGCATGGGCTGCCCAGAATTGATATATTACGTTCTGTTAGCGCAAAAATCCGATTCCTATCAATTGAACCCCTGCTAGAGGATTTAGGCTCACTTAACCTGAGGGGAATCCACTGGGTCATTGTTGGAGGAGAGTCAGGACCCAAGTCGAGGCCGATGAAAGAGGAATGGGTAGAAAGGATCCGCAGGCAATGC
This sequence is a window from Thiohalobacter thiocyanaticus. Protein-coding genes within it:
- the hsdR gene encoding EcoAI/FtnUII family type I restriction enzme subunit R; the protein is MDNKEKKSLSETDICDLFISPAIKDAGWEPVRQIRREVTLTPGPVIVRGNMSSRNKKKKKFADYVLSWEPGIPIAVVEAKDNNHTVSQGMQQALGYAEILEVPSAFSSNGDAFAVHNKVPAPGEEIETELPLEAFPTPDALWQRYKTFRGIDDQAEPLVVQPYHEDMSGKGPRYYQVEAINRTIEAVASGKRRVLLVMATGTGKTYTTFQIIWRLWKARKVKRVLFLADRNILVDQTLVNDFRPFGAVMTKIKNRKIDPSYEVYLGLYQAITGPDEEDKIFKNISRDFFDMIVIDECHRGSAADDSAWREILEYFSDSIQVGLTATPKETKYVSSSTYFGEPVYTYSLKQGIEDGFLAPYKVVRIDIDKDVLGWTPPPGMVDDLGQAIDEREYNQKDMDRILVLNQRTKLVAKRVMKYLNATDPYAKTIVFCEDIDHAERMRAAIVNAAGQIAIENPKYVMRITGDSVEGKAELDNFIDPESRFPVIATTSELLTTGVDARTCKLIVLDKTITSMTIFKQIIGRGTRIDEDNNKWFFTIMDFKKATQLFRDPDFDGEAAVVYEPGDDDDPVPPDPPPEEGDDEGGGIEEEPGTYKVRVSGVDARIISERIEYIGPDGNLITESYKDFSRKQIQSEYASLDEFLNRWHSAKKKQAILDELEEHGIVLDNLAAEIGKDYGDFDLICHIAYDQPPLTRKERANKVKKRNYFTKYGEQVRAVLTALLDKYADEGISTLESAKVLKLKPFSDIGTPVEIINDVFGGKNSFDHAIEELEQELFKPDESA
- a CDS encoding DUF5131 family protein, yielding MSRIEWTERTWNPVTGCTKISPGCKYCYAETMSRRLQAMGTPGYEDGFKLSTHRHRLEEPRKRKKPTIYFVNSMSDLFHQQVPHDFIEDVFKVISDCPQHNFQILTKRPERMARFFKHRNVPDNCWLGTSVENQKHGLPRIDILRSVSAKIRFLSIEPLLEDLGSLNLRGIHWVIVGGESGPKSRPMKEEWVERIRRQCHSQKVSFFFKQWGGWGADGIKRAKSKNGRTLHGKTWDEMPDIPRK
- a CDS encoding helix-turn-helix domain-containing protein yields the protein MIRCHLSRMMGERKMKIMDVARQTGLNRSTVTRLYNETAQRVELDAVEKLCHLFDCEVGELFELVTGDQPGPH